A single region of the Anoplolepis gracilipes chromosome 1, ASM4749672v1, whole genome shotgun sequence genome encodes:
- the LOC140667867 gene encoding uncharacterized protein isoform X1 → MMSDEQLKKSESSKKASDAAENSRICSFSIERLLAPSKKKEEETKFAQADLSLLCQENNESERVLVAPDSSMSMAEEIELDDTDMVCSTSPEPEMYYEACTSSSGANSTTSTDRDIQEKTAAAISDDERKKRPRTAFTAAQIKSLEAEFERNKYLSVAKRLQLSKNLKLTETQIKIWFQNRRTKWKRKYTNDVELLAQQYYSSLGIPTPRPIFVGDRLWFFNYPGQPQPGVSLIPQHLTSLPLPPALPIIQPLSSNLSVRQQTSIFQNVSTNHLAHHLTQRLDFRHHDP, encoded by the exons ATG ATGTCAGATGAACAacttaaaaaatctgaatcgTCGAAGAAAGCAAGCGACGCCGCAGAAAATTCGAGGATATGTTCTTTCAGTATCGAAAGATTATTAGCGCCaagtaagaaaaaagaagaagagactAAGTTTGCACAAGCCGATTTGTCATTACTTTGCCAAGAAA ATAATGAATCGGAGAGAGTGCTTGTTGCACCTGATTCATCCATGTCAATGGCGGAGGAAATTGAGCTTGACGATACCGACATGGTATGCTCAACATCTCCCGAGCCAGAGATGTATTATG AAGCGTGTACCAGCAGTAGTGGTGCAAATTCAACCACGAGCACGGACAGAGATATTCAAGAAAAGACCGCAGCCGCTATTAGTGACGACGAAAGGAAGAAAAGGCCACGCACGGCATTCACCGCTGCGCAAATTAAATCTTTGGAGGCGGAATTTGAAAGGAACAAGTACTTGAGTGTGGCAAAGCGGTTGCAGCtgagtaaaaatttgaaactcACAGAAACGCAA ATAAAGATATGGTTCCAAAACAGACGGACCAAATGGAAAAGAAAGTACACTAATGATGTCGAATTATTGGCTCAGCAATATTACTCGAGTCTAGGAATTCCAACGCCACGTCCTATTTTCGTTGGTGATCGTTTAtg GTTCTTCAATTATCCAGGACAACCACAACCAGGAGTATCACTGATCCCACAACATTTAACATCGTTGCCTTTGCCTCCTGCATTACCCATTATTCAACCATTATCTAGTAATTTATCAGTGAGACAACAAACGTCTATTTTCCAAAATGTATCGACTAATCATCTCGCGCATCATCTTACTCAAAGATTGGACTTCAGGCATCATGATCCTTAG
- the Cych gene encoding cyclin-H, with protein MFPQSSQKKFWMFSDENDLTMLREKTNADFIEKHGVNMTLEQREEHFLLNTEERTLLRFYELQLRDFCRRFNPPMPRATVATALHYFKRFYIKNSVMDYHPKEILVTCVYLACKVEEFNVSISQFVANIKGDRDKASDIILNNELLLMQHLNYNLTVHNPFRPVEGLMIDIKTRYASLENPEKLRPHIDEFLERVFLTDSVLLYSPSQVALAATLHAASRASANLDNYVTDILFSREQLAGIIEAVRKIRSMAKCVEPPSREVIKALEKKLDKCRNQENNPDSEIYKQRMQEMLDEEDLQDNEKYAKIIQDQAAYEDKTLGVNKILSPSVL; from the exons ATGTTTCCACAGAGTTCGCAAAAGAAATTTTGGATGTTTAGCGATGAAAATGATTTGACCATGTTAAGAGAAAAAACCAATGCTGATTTTATTGAGAAACATGGAGTTAACATGACT CTGGAACAAAGGGAGGAACACTTTCTTTTGAACACAGAGGAGCGTACGTTACTTCGATTCTACGAATTACAATTAAGGGATTTCTGTCGTCGGTTTAATCCACCAATGCCTCGTGCTACTGTGGCCACTGCcttgcattattttaaaagattttacattAAGAACAGTGTGATGGATTATCATCCGAAAGAAATCTTGGTTACTTGTGTTTACCTAGCATGCAAG GTCGAAGAATTTAATGTCTCCATATCTCAATTTGTAGCAAATATCAAGGGTGATAGAGATAAAGCATCTgatataatacttaataatgAATTGCTTCTCATGCaacatttgaattataatctTACAGTTCATAATCCTTTTAGACCTGTGGAAGGATTAATGATAGATATAaag ACGAGGTATGCATCTTTAGAAAATCCTGAAAAATTAAGGCCACATATAGATGAATTCTTAGAAAGAGTTTTTCTCACAGACAGTGTTCTTCTTTATTCTCCAAGTCAAGTTGCACTAGCTGCAACTTTGCACGCAGCATCCAGGGCTTCTGCAAATCTAGATAATTATGTTACTGACATATTATTCTCAAGAGAGCAATTGGCAGGGATTATAGAGGCTGTGCGaa AAATACGTTCAATGGCTAAATGTGTTGAACCACCATCGCGAGAAGTAATAAAAGCTTTGGAAAAAAAACTAGATAAGTGCAgaaatcaagaaaataatCCAGATAGTGAAAT ATACAAGCAAAGAATGCAGGAAATGCTAGACGAAGAGGATTTACaggataatgaaaaatatgcaaaaattattcaggATCAAGCAGCCTATGAAGACAAAACACTAGgagttaataaaatcttatctcCTTCTGTTTTATGA
- the LOC140669841 gene encoding large ribosomal subunit protein uL10m-like isoform X1 yields the protein MTQYLKKTFQIIPNMILYQQKRFRGKINIQKPRKPFYFRGLVNEFLEPFYPARNRNKELEELCHKAINAVKKKELGKKYNPYQRIIAREVRNSFDNSKLVAICHQNSMTMEEVFELRVALKKAKMYYKQYSKTIMKLALTDSPYTATLPLYDVSHGIVFGSDTNVTVLEKIIKKFPQVFLLAGILEGQLLSCDDFLRYGKMDLTTSRMHLVQLLQNAGGNNLNQQLTYHQSTLVARLKQIGINETTSDENEESVPV from the exons atgacgCAGTACCTAAAGAAAA CATTTCAGATTATTCCCAATATGATCCTTTACCAACAAAAACGTTTTCGaggcaaaattaatatacaaaaaccCAGAAAGCCATTTTACTTTAGAGGGCTGGTGAACGAATTTCTGGAGCCGTTTTATCCAGCGCGAAATAGAAACAAGGAATTAGAAGAACTGTGTCACAAAGCAATAAACGCCGTGAAAAAGAAGGAGCTgggaaagaaatataatccTTACCAAAGAATAATTGCACGTGAAGTTCGGAATTCGTTTGACAATTCTAAACTAGTTGCCATTTGCCATCAAAATTCTATGACAATGGAAGAAGTGTTTGAACTCCGAGTTGCGTTAAAGAAAGCGAAAATGTACTACAAGCAATATAGCAAGACCATTATGAAATTAGCGTTGACAGATTCACCTTACACAGCGACACTACCATTGTATGACGTATCGCACGGTATCGTGTTCGGTTCGGACACAAATGTTACCgtcttagaaaaaattatcaaaaaatttccaCAAGTTTTTCTATTGG CGGGTATATTGGAAGGACAACTACTAAGCTGTGACGATTTTTTGAGATACGGCAAAATGGATCTTACAACTTCGCGGATGCATCTTGTTCAGTTGTTACAGAATGCAGGtggtaataatttaaatcagcAGCTCACATATCATCAATCCACATTAGTTGCTCGATTAAAACAAATTGGTATAAACGAAACAACTTCCGATGAGAACGAAGAATCGGTGCCtgtataa
- the LOC140669743 gene encoding UBX domain-containing protein 4 isoform X2 has protein sequence MKWFTGSINEAVTTSKSKKAVFVVFVEGKDDTSAQLAQTIDAAEVSSRLEEDHFVAIRLESGSEAYRFFAQIYQLVPVPSLFFIGENGTPLEIVAGSITAIELASKIDVVLTKAGKGSKQSSLNLIDAEQKATAASSSSNNNATENATASNINDNNSNPNIDLASTITESVIADNLNDNKDVIENATKTTTLLNTETQDNNETSKKNVETKQANQNNELTTEEKLERARQLIEVQRKQRLEEEQKKDREREIERRKMGQNVQKMRQMQQDLEIKLAHEERMREKAAEAAAREKVRQQIAQDKLERKQKELALQQQVQQQQCQEQSKHIPAPSNATVTRIQFRLPSGYSHTGQFEPSSTLRALRTYVVENIELPFRQFAMSMSFPRRELTNEENDKTLMELELVPSAVILILPLKNSNVTTAVTSTQDVGFSRFIWSFFTPVIRIYNYVIGYFFGNGNPNQQRGNSGDDATEATNNPDRAVSSNRQNVVQSSGRYLGNQGGTTIRAEGNIHRLHSGGDDNDENNTWNGNSTQQM, from the exons atgaAGTGGTTCACGGGTAGCATTAACGAAGCTGTTACGACATCAAAATCGAAGAAGGCAGTATTCGTCGTATTCGTTGAAG ggAAAGATGATACATCGGCACAACTTGCCCAAACAATTGATGCTGCAGAAGTGTCTTCTCGCTTGGAGGAAGATCATTTTGTAGCCATAAGATTAGAGAGCGGCTCTGAAGCTTACAGATTCTTTGCGCAGATTT ATCAATTGGTACCAGTaccatctttatttttcattggaGAAAATGGGACACCATTGGAGATTGTTGCTGGTAGCATAACTGCAATTGAGTTAGCATCAAAAATTGATGTTGTGCTGACAAAGGCAGGAAAGGGTAGTAAACAATCttcgttaaatttaattgatgcAGAACAGAAAGCTACAGCTGCTAGTAGcagtagtaataataatgctaCTGAAAATGCTACTGCATccaatataaatgataataactCTAATCCAAACATAGACTTAGCTTCAACTATCACAGAATCTGTAATAgcagataatttaaatgataacaaAGATGTTATAGAAAATGCAACAAAGAcaacaacattattaaatacagaAACCCAAGACAATAATGAGAcatcaaagaaaaatgttgaaacTAAACAAGCAAATCAGAATAATGAATTGACAACTGAA GAAAAGTTAGAAAGAGCACGACAATTAATCGAGGTTCAACGAAAACAACGATTAGAGGAGGAACAGAAAAAGGATCGGGAACGCGAAATTGAACGGCGCAAAATGGGGCAGAATGTGCAAAAAATGCGGCAAATGCAGCAAGATTTGGAAATAAAACTAGCTCATGAGGAGAGGATGCGAGAAAAGGCTGCAGAGGCTGCAGCTCGCGAAAAAGTTAGGCAGCAAATTGCTCAAGATAAACTAGAGCGGAAACAAAAAGAGCTTGCACTGCAg caaCAGGTGCAACAGCAGCAATGCCAAGAGCAATCTAAACATATTCCGGCACCCAGTAATGCGACTGTAACCAGAATTCAATTTAGGTTACCATCTGGCTATTCTCATACAGGACAGTTTGAACCATCTAGTACTCTGCGCGCCTTACGCACCTATGTTGTAGAAAATATCGAGTTGCCCTTCCGACAATTTGCTATGTCAATGTCATTTCCAAGAAGAGAATTGACTAACGAGGAAAATGATAAGACCCTTATGGAACTTGAATTGGTCCCAAGCGccgttattttaattcttcctttgaaaaat TCTAATGTCACAACAGCGGTCACCTCGACACAAGATGTGGGCTTTTCACGCTTTATATGGTCCTTTTTCACACCCGTTATTCGCATTTACAATTATGTAATAGGATACTTTTTCGGCAATGGAAATCCGAATCAACAACGCGGCAATTCTGGTGACGATGCTACAGAGGCAACGAATAACCCTGATAGAGCTGTTTCATCGAATCGGCAAAATGTAGTTCAATCTTCGGG AAGATACTTGGGTAATCAAGGAGGGACAACTATCAGAGCAGAAGGAAATATACATAGACTACATTCAGGTGGGGATGATAACGATGAGAATAATACTTGGAACGGTAATTCCACTCagcaaatgtaa
- the LOC140669668 gene encoding partitioning defective 3 homolog, giving the protein MKVTVCFDNVRVVVPCGDGTLLVRDLMHEAILRYKKATGKNDNILTINSLSSLTGGGLLDPDDRLCDVADDREQIVAHFVSSDINHIGGDGASSVGTNSPDFFHTDGKEQGYPIDNHSSMPTSSIKRESTKRLSMHALSTREPCLATYSAQSLPRESRRREPLGQDSKTTYEFGNNIESENQEIREIVIKNEAGPLGLHVVPCYDLLGNDQGLRVEGIEPNGRIARDGQIDLHDNIIKINGHNLLHIQFSKVQEIFRTCMNDPCLKISIVKHKKKIRNEKSLHKSYGNTSGGSEKTEDENIKRLQCSNYNLLQTANTRKIGRMIEIELIKGTNGLGFSVTTRDNPAGGHCPIYIKNILPKGAAVEDGRLRPGDRLLEVNNKEMTGKSQAEVVSLLRSIPPGGKVRIIVSRQEEISSNIPDSQGTATSTTSTAEVMDNSKYWNVLNRSPTKKNDIQDKVNTHTYDKCKYKPLKSSDDIVLSLRKNRVIMNLDIPVHDSEKAGLGVSVKGKTNSSDDNTNMDLGIFIKSVIHGGAASRDGRLQTNDQLLRVNGVSLLGLSNSEAMETLRRAMLDTNSSVTGVINLIIARRVSSYDTSEKNIVDSLQPHRKPESISSIYISDSTKANDGIVKEKNTLNSQTDILDNGGLLSCVTASPWNPVIDRLTEQYSKNSLRNESYCLATNNTWIESVGNLKKTTIGSRNDRVESVLLEESNNDSSQGNEAKRNTEDKDSQYSGDPTYDSQLSLEELNSSSNKFSRDALGRQSMSEKRHAALDAKNTDTYKRNKKLREGRENKNAEQTNQKSTSQTSNHSNDVDDYTKRSSKSNNFEKHTSKGALAENTSSDNNVKHYEKSVDPAQSEYMYTIPGCNNKFLSPRKHWLVDDVHSQVTSSNNIKDERDGFSNSRGDVKQASLNSALDDRYKRSRKKGGIRSALLRLGKNRKSLNFGDSIETRHETSNYCSGTINYIA; this is encoded by the coding sequence ATGAAGGTAACCGTGTGCTTCGACAATGTCAGGGTGGTGGTCCCATGCGGAGATGGAACTCTGCTTGTGAGAGATCTGATGCACGAGGCTATCCTGCGATATAAAAAAGCTACTGGCAAGAATGATAACATTCTAACCATCAATAGCCTGTCTTCCTTAACCGGTGGTGGCCTGTTGGATCCAGACGACAGATTGTGCGACGTAGCCGACGACAGGGAGCAGATTGTGGCTCATTTTGTTAGCTCcgatattaatcatattggtGGAGATGGTGCAAGCTCAGTTGGCACTAATAGTCCTGACTTTTTCCATACAGATGGGAAGGAGCAGGGTTATCCAATCGATAACCATTCCTCTATGCCTACCAGTAGTATTAAGAGAGAAAGCACCAAACGGTTGTCAATGCACGCATTGTCAACCAGAGAGCCTTGTCTCGCAACATATTCTGCTCAGTCCCTACCTAGAGAGTCTCGACGTAGGGAACCCTTAGGTCAAGATTCCAAGACTACATATGAATTTGGTAATAACATCGAATCTGAAAATCAGGAGATACGAgaaattgtgataaaaaatgaagcgGGACCACTAGGACTTCATGTGGTACCGTGTTATGATTTATTAGGCAACGATCAAGGTCTTCGAGTTGAAGGTATTGAACCGAATGGTCGCATTGCTAGGGATGGACAAATTGATTtacatgataatattataaagataaatggtCATAATTTGTTACacatacaattttcaaaagttcAAGAGATTTTTAGAACATGTATGAATGATCCTTGCttgaaaatttctattgttaagcataagaagaaaataaggAATGAAAAATCATTGCATAAAAGTTATGGAAATACCAGTGGAGGATCGGAGAAAACTGAAGATGAGAATATCAAAAGACTTCAATGCAGCAACTATAATCTCTTACAGACTGCAAATACTAGGAAAATTGGACGGATGATAGagatagaattaataaaaggaACTAATGGTTTGGGATTTAGCGTTACTACACGTGATAATCCTGCTGGAGGACATTGTCCCATAtacattaagaatatattaccAAAAGGTGCTGCTGTAGAGGACGGCAGACTCAGACCAGGTGATAGATTGCTAGAAGTAAATAACAAAGAGATGACTGGCAAAAGTCAAGCAGAGGTTGTGTCGCTACTCAGAAGTATTCCTCCTGGAGGTAAAGTTAGGATAATAGTATCACGGCAAGAAGAAATTTCTTCAAACATTCCAGATTCTCAGGGTACTGCGACATCCACTACCTCAACTGCTGAGGTAATggataattcaaaatattggaATGTGTTAAATAGATCACCAACGaagaaaaatgatatacaAGATAAAGTAAACACTCACACTTatgataaatgcaaatataaaccACTGAAATCTTCTGATGACATTGTTTTATCTTTACGGAAGAATCGCGTGATAATGAATTTAGATATACCAGTACATGATTCTGAAAAGGCTGGTTTAGGTGTTAGCGTTAAAGGTAAAACCAACAGTTCTGATGACAACACCAATATGGATTTAGGAATTTTCATAAAGAGTGTTATTCATGGCGGTGCAGCATCCAGGGATGGTCGCTTACAAACCAATGATCAATTGCTCAGGGTGAATGGTGTGTCCTTATTAGGATTGTCTAATTCCGAAGCAATGGAAACTTTAAGGAGGGCAATGCTTGATACAAACAGCTCAGTAACTGGTGTGATTAATCTTATAATAGCAAGAAGAGTATCATCGTACGATACAAGTGAAAAGAATATTGTAGATAGTTTGCAGCCTCATCGTAAGCCGGAATCTATTAGCAGCATATACATATCAGATTCAACTAAAGCGAATGATGGCATAGTTAAGGAGAAAAACACTTTAAATTCTCAGACAGATATACTGGATAACGGAGGATTATTATCTTGTGTAACAGCTTCACCATGGAATCCTGTCATTGATAGATTAACAGAgcaatatagtaaaaatagcCTAAGAAATGAAAGTTATTGCCTTGCTACCAATAATACATGGATAGAATCTGTTGGGAATCTAAAGAAGACTACTATAGGATCGCGCAATGATCGAGTTGAATCAGTATTGCTAGAAGAATCCAACAACGATAGCTCTCAAGGAAACGAAGCCAAACGAAATACGGAGGATAAAGACAGCCAATATTCCGGGGATCCTACGTATGACAGTCAATTATCCTTGGAAGAATTAAATTCTTCATCAAACAAATTTTCTCGTGATGCTCTTGGTAGACAGAGTATGTCGGAGAAACGACACGCCGCTCTCGACGCTAAGAACACGGATACCTACAAGAGAAACAAGAAGTTACGCGAAGGTCGAGAAAACAAGAACGCAGAGCAAACCAATCAGAAATCGACCAGCCAAACGAGCAATCATTCAAATGATGTAGATGATTATACGAAGAGGAGCAGCAAGTccaacaattttgaaaaacatacAAGTAAAGGAGCCTTAGCTGAAAATACAAGTTCCGACAATAACGTGAAACACTACGAAAAATCTGTCGATCCTGCTCAATCAGAATATATGTACACTATACCCGGATGCAATAATAAGTTTCTTTCTCCGAGGAAACATTGGCTCGTTGACGATGTACACAGTCAAGTTACAAGTAGCAATAATATCAAAGATGAACGAGACGGTTTTTCAAATAGTCGTGGTGACGTGAAGCAGGCTTCTCTTAATTCAGCGTTAGACGATCGATATAAACGTTCACGAAAGAAAGGCGGTATTCGGTCGGCATTGCTTCGGTTGGGCAAAAACAGGAAATCACTCAATTTCGGTGATAGCATAGAAACGAGGCACGAAACCAGTAATTACTGCAGCGGAACGATCAATTATATCGcgtaa
- the LOC140669841 gene encoding large ribosomal subunit protein uL10m-like isoform X2, translating to MILYQQKRFRGKINIQKPRKPFYFRGLVNEFLEPFYPARNRNKELEELCHKAINAVKKKELGKKYNPYQRIIAREVRNSFDNSKLVAICHQNSMTMEEVFELRVALKKAKMYYKQYSKTIMKLALTDSPYTATLPLYDVSHGIVFGSDTNVTVLEKIIKKFPQVFLLAGILEGQLLSCDDFLRYGKMDLTTSRMHLVQLLQNAGGNNLNQQLTYHQSTLVARLKQIGINETTSDENEESVPV from the exons ATGATCCTTTACCAACAAAAACGTTTTCGaggcaaaattaatatacaaaaaccCAGAAAGCCATTTTACTTTAGAGGGCTGGTGAACGAATTTCTGGAGCCGTTTTATCCAGCGCGAAATAGAAACAAGGAATTAGAAGAACTGTGTCACAAAGCAATAAACGCCGTGAAAAAGAAGGAGCTgggaaagaaatataatccTTACCAAAGAATAATTGCACGTGAAGTTCGGAATTCGTTTGACAATTCTAAACTAGTTGCCATTTGCCATCAAAATTCTATGACAATGGAAGAAGTGTTTGAACTCCGAGTTGCGTTAAAGAAAGCGAAAATGTACTACAAGCAATATAGCAAGACCATTATGAAATTAGCGTTGACAGATTCACCTTACACAGCGACACTACCATTGTATGACGTATCGCACGGTATCGTGTTCGGTTCGGACACAAATGTTACCgtcttagaaaaaattatcaaaaaatttccaCAAGTTTTTCTATTGG CGGGTATATTGGAAGGACAACTACTAAGCTGTGACGATTTTTTGAGATACGGCAAAATGGATCTTACAACTTCGCGGATGCATCTTGTTCAGTTGTTACAGAATGCAGGtggtaataatttaaatcagcAGCTCACATATCATCAATCCACATTAGTTGCTCGATTAAAACAAATTGGTATAAACGAAACAACTTCCGATGAGAACGAAGAATCGGTGCCtgtataa
- the LOC140667867 gene encoding uncharacterized protein isoform X2 — translation MSDEQLKKSESSKKASDAAENSRICSFSIERLLAPSKKKEEETKFAQADLSLLCQENNESERVLVAPDSSMSMAEEIELDDTDMVCSTSPEPEMYYEACTSSSGANSTTSTDRDIQEKTAAAISDDERKKRPRTAFTAAQIKSLEAEFERNKYLSVAKRLQLSKNLKLTETQIKIWFQNRRTKWKRKYTNDVELLAQQYYSSLGIPTPRPIFVGDRLWFFNYPGQPQPGVSLIPQHLTSLPLPPALPIIQPLSSNLSVRQQTSIFQNVSTNHLAHHLTQRLDFRHHDP, via the exons ATGTCAGATGAACAacttaaaaaatctgaatcgTCGAAGAAAGCAAGCGACGCCGCAGAAAATTCGAGGATATGTTCTTTCAGTATCGAAAGATTATTAGCGCCaagtaagaaaaaagaagaagagactAAGTTTGCACAAGCCGATTTGTCATTACTTTGCCAAGAAA ATAATGAATCGGAGAGAGTGCTTGTTGCACCTGATTCATCCATGTCAATGGCGGAGGAAATTGAGCTTGACGATACCGACATGGTATGCTCAACATCTCCCGAGCCAGAGATGTATTATG AAGCGTGTACCAGCAGTAGTGGTGCAAATTCAACCACGAGCACGGACAGAGATATTCAAGAAAAGACCGCAGCCGCTATTAGTGACGACGAAAGGAAGAAAAGGCCACGCACGGCATTCACCGCTGCGCAAATTAAATCTTTGGAGGCGGAATTTGAAAGGAACAAGTACTTGAGTGTGGCAAAGCGGTTGCAGCtgagtaaaaatttgaaactcACAGAAACGCAA ATAAAGATATGGTTCCAAAACAGACGGACCAAATGGAAAAGAAAGTACACTAATGATGTCGAATTATTGGCTCAGCAATATTACTCGAGTCTAGGAATTCCAACGCCACGTCCTATTTTCGTTGGTGATCGTTTAtg GTTCTTCAATTATCCAGGACAACCACAACCAGGAGTATCACTGATCCCACAACATTTAACATCGTTGCCTTTGCCTCCTGCATTACCCATTATTCAACCATTATCTAGTAATTTATCAGTGAGACAACAAACGTCTATTTTCCAAAATGTATCGACTAATCATCTCGCGCATCATCTTACTCAAAGATTGGACTTCAGGCATCATGATCCTTAG
- the LOC140669743 gene encoding UBX domain-containing protein 4 isoform X1, with product MKWFTGSINEAVTTSKSKKAVFVVFVEGKDDTSAQLAQTIDAAEVSSRLEEDHFVAIRLESGSEAYRFFAQIYQLVPVPSLFFIGENGTPLEIVAGSITAIELASKIDVVLTKAGKGSKQSSLNLIDAEQKATAASSSSNNNATENATASNINDNNSNPNIDLASTITESVIADNLNDNKDVIENATKTTTLLNTETQDNNETSKKNVETKQANQNNELTTEEKLERARQLIEVQRKQRLEEEQKKDREREIERRKMGQNVQKMRQMQQDLEIKLAHEERMREKAAEAAAREKVRQQIAQDKLERKQKELALQQQVQQQQCQEQSKHIPAPSNATVTRIQFRLPSGYSHTGQFEPSSTLRALRTYVVENIELPFRQFAMSMSFPRRELTNEENDKTLMELELVPSAVILILPLKNSNVTTAVTSTQDVGFSRFIWSFFTPVIRIYNYVIGYFFGNGNPNQQRGNSGDDATEATNNPDRAVSSNRQNVVQSSGLFRRYLGNQGGTTIRAEGNIHRLHSGGDDNDENNTWNGNSTQQM from the exons atgaAGTGGTTCACGGGTAGCATTAACGAAGCTGTTACGACATCAAAATCGAAGAAGGCAGTATTCGTCGTATTCGTTGAAG ggAAAGATGATACATCGGCACAACTTGCCCAAACAATTGATGCTGCAGAAGTGTCTTCTCGCTTGGAGGAAGATCATTTTGTAGCCATAAGATTAGAGAGCGGCTCTGAAGCTTACAGATTCTTTGCGCAGATTT ATCAATTGGTACCAGTaccatctttatttttcattggaGAAAATGGGACACCATTGGAGATTGTTGCTGGTAGCATAACTGCAATTGAGTTAGCATCAAAAATTGATGTTGTGCTGACAAAGGCAGGAAAGGGTAGTAAACAATCttcgttaaatttaattgatgcAGAACAGAAAGCTACAGCTGCTAGTAGcagtagtaataataatgctaCTGAAAATGCTACTGCATccaatataaatgataataactCTAATCCAAACATAGACTTAGCTTCAACTATCACAGAATCTGTAATAgcagataatttaaatgataacaaAGATGTTATAGAAAATGCAACAAAGAcaacaacattattaaatacagaAACCCAAGACAATAATGAGAcatcaaagaaaaatgttgaaacTAAACAAGCAAATCAGAATAATGAATTGACAACTGAA GAAAAGTTAGAAAGAGCACGACAATTAATCGAGGTTCAACGAAAACAACGATTAGAGGAGGAACAGAAAAAGGATCGGGAACGCGAAATTGAACGGCGCAAAATGGGGCAGAATGTGCAAAAAATGCGGCAAATGCAGCAAGATTTGGAAATAAAACTAGCTCATGAGGAGAGGATGCGAGAAAAGGCTGCAGAGGCTGCAGCTCGCGAAAAAGTTAGGCAGCAAATTGCTCAAGATAAACTAGAGCGGAAACAAAAAGAGCTTGCACTGCAg caaCAGGTGCAACAGCAGCAATGCCAAGAGCAATCTAAACATATTCCGGCACCCAGTAATGCGACTGTAACCAGAATTCAATTTAGGTTACCATCTGGCTATTCTCATACAGGACAGTTTGAACCATCTAGTACTCTGCGCGCCTTACGCACCTATGTTGTAGAAAATATCGAGTTGCCCTTCCGACAATTTGCTATGTCAATGTCATTTCCAAGAAGAGAATTGACTAACGAGGAAAATGATAAGACCCTTATGGAACTTGAATTGGTCCCAAGCGccgttattttaattcttcctttgaaaaat TCTAATGTCACAACAGCGGTCACCTCGACACAAGATGTGGGCTTTTCACGCTTTATATGGTCCTTTTTCACACCCGTTATTCGCATTTACAATTATGTAATAGGATACTTTTTCGGCAATGGAAATCCGAATCAACAACGCGGCAATTCTGGTGACGATGCTACAGAGGCAACGAATAACCCTGATAGAGCTGTTTCATCGAATCGGCAAAATGTAGTTCAATCTTCGGG TTTATTTAGAAGATACTTGGGTAATCAAGGAGGGACAACTATCAGAGCAGAAGGAAATATACATAGACTACATTCAGGTGGGGATGATAACGATGAGAATAATACTTGGAACGGTAATTCCACTCagcaaatgtaa